TATGTTAAACATTTATACTTAGAGAGCtaatgttttcctttttttttttcttttttatgggTTTTTCAGTTTCAAGGCTTGAAGGATTTGTTTCAAACAGGGAGCAGTCATATGAAGATCCTATTGAAGAGTAAGATGCATTGATCTCTTATGTTTTCTTGAATTAGAGCTTTAAAGGTGTAAACAACTTTACATATAAATACAGTGGGTTGTGTAAGCAGGTTGCTATATGCTGTGTTTGTGGTGTCAAGCGAGAATTCAACTGTTGCTGAACTGGCATTGACTTTGCAAGCTGATATCTTTCAGCTACAGGCTGCTGCATCTTTTGTTTGTCGACTGGGATGGGCAGTGAAACTTATTGATCCAGCCACTATTCTTCAGGACTCTTATTCATCTGGATCTCCTAGAAGTATGCTCAGTGACGACGAAGTTGGTTCTCATGCTAGTATGGGCCCTTCAAATTTATTTGGTGATGGCAGCGGTCGTCAATCATCAGATGTATTATGGACAGAAAACTCTAGTCCTTCTACCGACTGCCCTAGTGTAGCTTTTGTTGTTGATGCTAATATAACATCATATCTTATGATGGGATCTGTCTCTCCAGGTTTATCTCTGTGTCTAACCATTCTCCAAATACATATGTTTTTCATTAAATTCTATCATGTCTGGTGTCACATTTTACTAAACCGAGATAAATTTTTAGACCATGAAAGTTTATATTGAATCTTGAAGAGTTGCGATTCAAAAAACAACATTATAAATGTGGTTACAGTTGGGGCAGGGCTATCTATTTGGCTCTACACTACTAGGGAGAATCCAAGATGGATTATGTCCCCGTACTTGATCTTGATGAGTTTTCTCAAGTTTTATTACTAAAATTCCTTACTCCTCATCTTATGCTTTTGAGAATGAAGTATCTGAAACATGAGGCTATTTCTTGCGATGGTTGAAAAGAACTCATGAGTATTTGACTTAAGACTCCCAACCTTGAAGACAAAGAACAAAATTAGAGACGATAAATCCATTGGGAGAAATTTCTATGCTGTCAACCCCTTTATAGTGGATGAACATCAGAATAAAGCACATTTTCTTTTGAGTTTATTGTTATAATGATTGAGGATATTGGACTAAATAACCAAGTTAGAAGCTTAGGTAGGAAATGTCTGTACACACTAATGAAACTGTGTTTTACTATGCCAGAATGAATGTGGTCCAGTTCGCAAAGAAAGAGGTTAGTTGTCCTTGAGATCAGCTAGTTTTCTTACTCAATGACTCCCTTAGTAATGGGGTCTCCACATAAGATATCTACTAAATGATATCATCATCTGAGGCAGTATGCAAATTAAACCTTTCTAGGAAAACTCTCTTGGGTGGTTTGATTTCAGAATCCATATCTTGAAATGGATTTCTCTCTGAGCTACATCGCATAGGAATAAGATAACATATTACAGGCATCATCCTTATTTTGGTGAACTCCGACGAAGAGAATAATTTAAGAATCAAATAGATTCATATCACTGTTTCTGCCTTTCAAACCGCATGGTTGGTGGTGGTCGATGGGAAGCAGACTCAGTATATTAGTATATATTTCTTCCAGGATTCTGAACTATGTAAATAGTCATATGGCCTTAACATTTTCCTCTAATGTTTGCTGCTTCTTTAATTCCTCTTGCCTTTGAGGGTTGTCCTGCACTTCTGCTAGTTTAGAGGCAACTCATCAGGGATCTTTATGTATAGGTACCTTATtgcttaatatttcttaaatttgTACTGAATTCACAATTTTGTACATTATAGGTCTGAAATCTCATGCTGTGACACTTTATGAAGCCGGAAAACTTGGTCACACAAGCATTGCTGACCTTTGCAATGATCTTATGACCCTAGAGGGCGCTAAATTTGAAGGAGAGTTACAAGAGTTTGCTAATCATGCTTTCAGCCTCAGGTGTATTCTTGAATGCCTAACTTCAGGTGGAACTGTTACTGATGGAAGACAGAGAGTGAACAAGGAGGAGACCACTTCATTGACAACAGATGCTTGTCAAGGTGACAGTTCTCAAAATAGTGTGAATGAAACAGATGACACTAATGACTCTGTTGAGCTCACTGGAACTAGTATAGATGATACTTTATCTACTACGTTATCTAAAGAGACTAGTTCTGATGCAGAGGATTCTAATTTTAGTTCCAAGTTTGAGGAAATTTCAGATTCTGCTGAAAGTTTGACTGCCAGAaaagaattaaagaaaataagGAAGTATCGAGTAGATATACTTCGCTGTGAAAGCTTGGCCGCTCTGTCCCCAGCCACATTGAGTCGTCTATTTCGTCGTGACTATGACATTGTCATGTCCATGATTCCACTTCCTCATTCTTCTGTCTTGCCTGAATCAAAGGGCCCTGTTCATTTTGGTCCTCCAACACATTCTTCAATGACTCCTTGGATGAAGTTAGTGCTCTATACTGCTCTATCCAGTGGACCTCTTTCTGTTGTTATGATGAAAGGACAGTGTCTAAGATTACTTCCTGTACCATTAGCTGGTTGTGAGAAAGCCCTTATATGGTCATGGGATGGATCTACGGTTGGGGGTCTGGGAGGAAAATTCGAAGGGAATTTAGTTAAAGGAAGCATTCTATTACACTGCTTGAATTCTCTTCTTAAATATTCTGCTGTGTTGGTTCAACCTTTGAGCAAGAATGATCTTGACGATGGTGGAAATGTTGTGACATTAGATGTTCCATTGCCCTTGAAAAACAGTGATGGTTCAATGGCTTGTATTGGGGAGGAGCTGGGGCTAAGTGGAGAGGAATGTTCAAAGTTAAACATATTGTTGCATGATATatcgaaaaagataaatttGTGGACAATAGGTTATATTCGCCTACTTAGACTATTTAACGAGAGAAACTTAGAAACCTTTTCAGTTGATAAAGAGAAGTATGAATGGGTTGTACTTGGTGCGCAATTCGGTGTCCCGCTTTTTAGTCCCAAATTATGCAACAGTATATGTAGGAGAGTGGTTTGTTCACAGTTACTTCAAACAGATTTGTCGAGTGAGTATCATGAAGCTATGCAGGACTTAAGAGGCAGGCTGCT
This genomic interval from Salvia splendens isolate huo1 chromosome 13, SspV2, whole genome shotgun sequence contains the following:
- the LOC121761882 gene encoding protein FAM91A1-like, which gives rise to MPRYQSLIPLLASDSSILIYRQNAASAGDIGGTVDNPSDYRRVPLGEPAEAPSINPEFQGRLAPQFSVSCRIIDHCIKKRLPWSTCFARMVCKEAEYYEEMLRYLRRNLAMYPYHLAEYVCRVMRVSPFKYYCDILFEVMKNEQPYDSIPNFSAADALRITGIGRNEFIDIMNKCRSKKIMWKLNKSIAKELLPIEPVEFVIEPWWGVCLVNFTLEEFKKLSEEESAQIDKIYKEEANSFFLFDPEIIKGLFRRGLVYFDVPVYPDDRFKVSRLEGFVSNREQSYEDPIEELLYAVFVVSSENSTVAELALTLQADIFQLQAAASFVCRLGWAVKLIDPATILQDSYSSGSPRSMLSDDEVGSHASMGPSNLFGDGSGRQSSDVLWTENSSPSTDCPSVAFVVDANITSYLMMGSVSPGLKSHAVTLYEAGKLGHTSIADLCNDLMTLEGAKFEGELQEFANHAFSLRCILECLTSGGTVTDGRQRVNKEETTSLTTDACQGDSSQNSVNETDDTNDSVELTGTSIDDTLSTTLSKETSSDAEDSNFSSKFEEISDSAESLTARKELKKIRKYRVDILRCESLAALSPATLSRLFRRDYDIVMSMIPLPHSSVLPESKGPVHFGPPTHSSMTPWMKLVLYTALSSGPLSVVMMKGQCLRLLPVPLAGCEKALIWSWDGSTVGGLGGKFEGNLVKGSILLHCLNSLLKYSAVLVQPLSKNDLDDGGNVVTLDVPLPLKNSDGSMACIGEELGLSGEECSKLNILLHDISKKINLWTIGYIRLLRLFNERNLETFSVDKEKYEWVVLGAQFGVPLFSPKLCNSICRRVVCSQLLQTDLSSEYHEAMQDLRGRLLYVCSEYQASGHTARLLHQKEHVMEKESSRLLMNYASGRWNPIAEPSSPISGALSENQRLKLANRHRAGTEVLSFDGNILRSYSLNPIYEVGARPFEESGVIGTGKGESEDVDGKEVTLPGVNLLFDGSELRPFDIGACLQARQPVSLIAEASAATSSLSVKQKV